In Anaerolineales bacterium, the following proteins share a genomic window:
- a CDS encoding MFS transporter: MTPKTEKEIQIQKRNFRNVQIDGAGVSISNVAAPFLPVFLTRLGASNFQVGLLTSMPGVTGFLLAIFVGRFLQARKNIVPWYSLSRLLVILCFAFTGVLTLLIPSQFTIIATLLIWAFATLPQTALAVAFSVVMNAVAGPEGRYALLSRRWTVFGLTGVIGTFVVTRVIDLIAFPTNYAIMFLVLSLGGFLSFYFSRQIQVPDQAPPATVQKKVSWRESLRNDLALLKKYPTFVSFAWKRFVYYSALVLGLPIMPLYLVRNVGATDGDIGAVSMAMTLVMLVGYFVWPRVSMRRGGRFVLLATTFGMMLYPALAASTIQIEWIIFFAGLAGFFQGGLDLVFFDELMKVVPVEYSATFVALAQSMQYLSTIFAPLLGTWIAGFIGLDGALWFCAGLRLLGFLLFLKKDA, translated from the coding sequence ATGACTCCCAAAACCGAGAAAGAAATCCAAATCCAAAAGCGAAATTTTCGCAATGTGCAGATTGATGGCGCCGGCGTCAGCATTTCGAATGTCGCCGCGCCGTTCTTGCCTGTATTCCTTACGCGCCTCGGCGCGTCGAACTTTCAAGTAGGTTTGCTCACTTCTATGCCGGGCGTCACCGGGTTTTTGCTGGCGATCTTCGTGGGGCGATTTTTGCAGGCGAGGAAGAATATCGTTCCGTGGTACAGCCTTTCGCGCCTGTTGGTGATCCTGTGTTTCGCTTTCACAGGTGTTCTCACGTTGCTCATCCCCTCGCAATTCACGATTATTGCCACACTGCTCATTTGGGCATTTGCTACCCTTCCTCAAACCGCCTTGGCGGTCGCGTTTTCTGTGGTGATGAACGCCGTCGCGGGACCCGAGGGACGGTACGCCTTGCTCAGCCGCCGTTGGACCGTCTTCGGCTTGACCGGTGTGATCGGTACATTTGTTGTCACGCGCGTGATTGACCTGATCGCTTTTCCAACAAATTACGCGATCATGTTTTTGGTCTTGTCCCTCGGCGGTTTCTTGAGTTTCTATTTTTCCCGGCAAATTCAAGTGCCGGATCAAGCGCCGCCTGCTACAGTTCAAAAAAAAGTTTCGTGGCGTGAAAGTCTGCGCAACGACCTAGCCTTGCTCAAAAAATATCCGACGTTCGTTTCTTTCGCGTGGAAGCGTTTTGTTTATTATTCGGCGCTCGTGCTGGGGTTGCCGATCATGCCTTTGTATCTGGTGCGCAATGTGGGCGCAACCGACGGCGACATTGGCGCGGTCTCGATGGCGATGACGCTGGTGATGTTGGTTGGTTATTTTGTTTGGCCCCGCGTTTCGATGCGTCGCGGCGGCAGGTTTGTGCTGTTGGCAACAACGTTCGGAATGATGCTTTACCCAGCATTGGCCGCCTCGACAATTCAGATCGAATGGATCATCTTCTTTGCCGGTCTCGCTGGTTTCTTCCAAGGCGGGCTCGATCTGGTCTTTTTTGATGAGTTGATGAAGGTAGTTCCGGTTGAATACAGCGCGACGTTTGTGGCGCTGGCGCAGTCCATGCAGTATCTTTCCACGATCTTTGCGCCGCTATTGGGAACTTGGATTGCCGGCTTTATCGGTCTCGACGGCGCGCTATGGTTTTGCGCGGGATTGCGGCTGCTGGGCTTCTTGTTGTTTTTGAAAAAAGATGCGTAA
- a CDS encoding HYR domain-containing protein, translated as MLRINRHFVWSVFLILVVIINLMNVNVALADDGVPTPPPTEEPTEPPVEPTEPPVLVAETPSATEAPTQAPAVESTPTATDAPVATEETPASAEQNPDGEEAEALDILQTLPENSDIVVLDENGNLVSLASQQAVNIILETDPMWCPVIAGVPTLPGGAGCTINFATGQALINDMDASNPGSSISSYEQDGIVYFTTNPGGSFALIPGGGSAIDTADYNALKGYNLTLQGGWNGSNGGAATFTGQTNFGNNTLTVGTNGNPWVGNVTLTNFSFSGVSSSNAVTVYTTSGDITLNNVDVAQQAGRNYTAALNSTSGDITVQNGSSFDGNNSGNNRNRGFSASTNSGSITISDTTFAQARGCTPFFFTCIDALENFNGATLDAPASTVTLTNVTSNNNDLNGIEINAATATLTNVTTNNNNLSGIQVNNANTVNLNNVTANDNGTLIFGSGVNVNGTGATLVNISGGTFNNNAAYGVSVFNGTLNVTTPMNSCTGNNLGCTNDAVPPVLSLPANMTLEATGPSGAVATFTATATDNVNGNLPVTCNPASGSTFPIATTTVNCSASDANGNTANGSFTVTVQDTTGPALNLPANMTLEATSPSGAVATFSPTANDIVDGARPVTCVPASGSTFPITTTTVNCSASDTRGNTTNGSFTVTVQDTTAPTLTVPADMTLEATGPSGAVATFTATATDIVDLTVTVVCAPPSGSTFPITTTTVTCTATDDYNNSTSDTFNVTVQDTTAPTLTLPANMTLEATGPSGAVATFSASASDIVDGARPVTCVPPSGSTFPITTTTVNCSSTDTSGNTANGSFTVTVQDTTPPTLTLPANMTLEATGPSGAVATFSASASDIVDGALPVTCVPPSGSTFPITTTTVNCSSTDTNGNTANGSFTVTVQDTTPPVISPMADMLVHTLSELGAQAFYTSPSTSDIVDGAGVAVCSPVSGSLFAPGNTTVTCTASDSHGNTSSITFNVHINFNPPKPGLTGFGGAHILVTGGEVIDLACNMIVNAFGTTVKFHNLCDLQAVINEVSANALPSALPNGFTFVQGLDIQILAGGQALTSLPKTSGVEIDFPLPDGSAYAVMYWNNGQWVEITQPMNAGDLFNILSKNAAVELYKMSSSNSSFQNVLTTDLTGIFVLVKK; from the coding sequence ATGTTACGCATTAATCGTCATTTCGTCTGGTCTGTTTTCTTAATTTTAGTTGTCATTATTAACTTGATGAACGTCAACGTCGCGTTGGCGGATGACGGCGTCCCTACCCCGCCTCCTACGGAAGAACCGACAGAACCTCCTGTTGAGCCGACTGAACCGCCAGTTTTGGTTGCAGAAACTCCGTCAGCGACGGAAGCGCCGACACAGGCTCCCGCCGTTGAATCAACTCCAACGGCGACAGACGCGCCTGTCGCTACCGAGGAAACTCCCGCAAGCGCGGAGCAAAATCCCGATGGCGAAGAGGCGGAAGCGCTCGACATCCTTCAAACGCTACCTGAGAATTCCGATATTGTAGTTCTCGATGAGAACGGGAATCTTGTCTCACTCGCATCGCAACAAGCAGTGAATATTATTCTCGAAACCGATCCGATGTGGTGTCCGGTTATTGCAGGCGTACCGACGTTGCCCGGCGGAGCAGGTTGCACAATTAATTTTGCGACGGGCCAGGCTTTAATAAACGATATGGACGCCAGTAATCCTGGTTCTTCAATTTCCAGTTATGAGCAGGATGGCATCGTTTATTTCACCACTAACCCCGGCGGATCGTTCGCGCTTATACCAGGCGGCGGCAGCGCTATTGACACCGCAGACTACAACGCGCTCAAGGGTTATAACCTGACCCTGCAAGGCGGATGGAACGGTTCAAACGGCGGCGCGGCAACTTTTACTGGACAAACTAATTTTGGAAACAACACACTGACCGTCGGCACAAATGGAAATCCATGGGTCGGGAATGTTACCCTGACCAACTTTTCTTTTAGCGGCGTAAGCAGTTCTAACGCGGTAACAGTGTATACGACGAGCGGCGATATCACGCTTAATAATGTGGATGTCGCTCAACAAGCCGGCAGAAATTACACGGCGGCGCTCAATTCAACATCCGGCGATATAACGGTTCAAAACGGAAGCAGTTTTGACGGTAATAACTCAGGCAACAACCGCAACCGCGGCTTCTCGGCAAGCACCAACAGCGGCTCGATCACAATTTCTGATACAACTTTTGCCCAGGCGCGCGGCTGTACGCCTTTCTTTTTCACTTGTATTGACGCTCTTGAAAATTTTAACGGCGCTACGCTCGACGCTCCCGCGTCTACCGTTACGCTTACAAATGTAACCTCCAACAATAACGATCTGAACGGCATCGAGATCAACGCCGCCACAGCGACTCTCACTAACGTAACGACGAATAACAACAATCTTAGCGGGATTCAGGTCAACAACGCGAACACGGTTAACTTGAACAACGTCACCGCAAACGACAACGGGACGCTCATCTTTGGCTCAGGCGTAAATGTAAACGGGACCGGCGCTACCTTAGTCAACATCAGCGGCGGAACTTTCAATAACAATGCGGCATACGGAGTCAGCGTTTTCAACGGCACGCTAAATGTAACAACCCCAATGAATTCCTGTACAGGCAATAACTTGGGATGCACCAACGACGCGGTTCCGCCGGTTTTATCATTGCCAGCGAACATGACGCTTGAAGCAACTGGACCTTCGGGCGCGGTTGCAACATTTACCGCAACAGCCACCGACAATGTGAACGGAAACCTCCCTGTGACCTGCAACCCAGCCTCGGGCAGTACTTTCCCGATCGCTACCACCACAGTCAACTGTTCCGCATCTGACGCAAACGGCAACACAGCAAACGGAAGCTTCACCGTTACCGTGCAAGATACAACGGGTCCTGCGCTGAACTTACCGGCGAACATGACTCTGGAAGCCACCTCGCCTAGCGGTGCAGTCGCCACTTTCTCGCCCACCGCCAACGATATTGTTGACGGCGCACGTCCCGTAACCTGTGTGCCAGCATCCGGCAGTACCTTTCCGATCACAACCACAACCGTTAATTGTTCGGCGTCAGACACGCGCGGCAACACAACCAACGGAAGTTTCACTGTCACTGTGCAAGATACAACAGCGCCAACCTTGACCGTCCCTGCAGATATGACTTTGGAGGCAACGGGTCCATCTGGCGCGGTTGCCACCTTTACCGCCACCGCCACAGACATTGTTGACCTCACAGTGACCGTTGTATGCGCGCCGCCATCTGGAAGTACATTCCCGATCACAACCACCACAGTCACATGCACCGCCACCGACGATTACAATAATTCCACATCAGACACATTCAATGTGACCGTGCAAGATACAACGGCGCCGACTCTGACTCTGCCCGCCAACATGACTTTGGAAGCGACGGGTCCCTCGGGCGCGGTTGCCACCTTCTCCGCTTCTGCTTCGGACATTGTAGACGGCGCGCGCCCAGTGACGTGTGTGCCGCCATCAGGCAGTACCTTCCCCATCACGACAACAACTGTCAACTGTTCTTCCACTGACACGAGCGGCAACACCGCCAACGGAAGTTTCACAGTCACTGTTCAAGATACAACGCCGCCAACCCTCACTCTGCCTGCTAACATGACGTTGGAAGCGACGGGTCCCTCGGGCGCGGTTGCCACTTTCTCCGCTTCCGCTTCGGACATTGTAGATGGCGCGCTTCCAGTGACATGTGTCCCGCCCTCCGGCAGTACCTTCCCAATCACAACAACGACCGTTAACTGTTCTTCAACCGACACGAACGGCAACACCGCCAATGGAAGTTTTACAGTCACTGTTCAAGACACCACCCCACCAGTCATCTCGCCGATGGCTGATATGTTGGTTCACACGCTAAGTGAATTAGGCGCGCAGGCTTTCTACACATCTCCGTCAACAAGCGACATCGTGGATGGCGCCGGCGTTGCTGTCTGTTCACCGGTATCAGGGAGCCTATTTGCGCCCGGCAACACAACCGTCACCTGCACCGCGAGCGACAGTCACGGCAACACATCTTCGATCACATTCAATGTGCATATCAATTTCAATCCGCCAAAACCCGGTCTGACCGGTTTCGGGGGCGCACACATCCTAGTCACCGGCGGCGAAGTGATTGACTTGGCTTGCAACATGATCGTCAATGCGTTCGGTACGACCGTAAAGTTCCATAATCTATGCGACCTCCAGGCAGTTATCAACGAAGTCAGCGCGAATGCGTTGCCCAGCGCGCTCCCCAACGGCTTTACCTTTGTGCAAGGATTAGATATTCAAATCCTCGCCGGCGGACAGGCGTTAACGTCTCTGCCAAAAACATCCGGTGTCGAAATAGATTTCCCCCTCCCAGACGGATCCGCGTATGCGGTGATGTACTGGAACAACGGTCAATGGGTTGAAATTACCCAACCGATGAACGCCGGCGACCTGTTCAACATCCTTTCAAAAAATGCCGCGGTCGAACTTTACAAGATGAGCTCGTCAAACAGCAGTTTCCAGAACGTGCTGACTACCGATCTGACCGGCATCTTTGTCCTTGTGAAGAAGTAA
- a CDS encoding GNAT family N-acetyltransferase, protein MFVGYLNGEPVATNMLFNGGGVASVYAVATIPSAQGQGIGAAITLKPLIEARDRDGFKYAVLFSTEMGFKVYERIGFRATQYRINRYLWRSG, encoded by the coding sequence ATGTTCGTAGGATATTTGAACGGCGAGCCTGTCGCCACGAACATGCTGTTCAACGGCGGCGGCGTTGCCAGCGTATACGCGGTCGCGACGATCCCTTCCGCGCAAGGACAGGGGATCGGCGCAGCGATCACGCTCAAGCCGCTCATCGAAGCGCGCGATAGAGATGGGTTCAAATATGCAGTTCTCTTTTCGACGGAGATGGGCTTCAAAGTGTACGAACGAATAGGCTTCCGCGCCACCCAATATCGAATCAACCGATATTTGTGGCGAAGCGGATAA
- the pdhA gene encoding pyruvate dehydrogenase (acetyl-transferring) E1 component subunit alpha, with amino-acid sequence MKKEQQLDMYHQMVLIRRVEERGAELYQAGKIGGFMHLYIGQEAVSTGLIAAREPRDRVITAYRDHGVAINCGLSADSVMAELLGKATGMSKGKGGSMHMASVEKNFWGGHAIVGGHLPVAAGLAIGDQYAKNDNVTICMFGDGATNIGYFHEALNLAKAWNLRVLWVCENNTYGMGTSVERASAVHEIRQKAEGYGMKNSRVDGMDVMGVYDAAAKAIEYVRKNSDPYFLEVVTYRYRGHSMGDPERYRTQDEVKKWHEKDPIGIFRKYLLDKKVATAKALDEIEARVDEEVQKAVEFAENSLEPALEELFTNVYVEDVIR; translated from the coding sequence ATGAAGAAAGAACAGCAACTGGATATGTATCACCAAATGGTGCTGATCCGTCGCGTGGAAGAACGCGGGGCGGAACTGTACCAAGCGGGCAAGATCGGCGGCTTCATGCATTTGTACATTGGGCAAGAAGCCGTCAGCACAGGCTTGATCGCCGCGCGTGAACCGCGTGACCGCGTCATCACCGCGTATCGCGATCACGGAGTAGCGATCAACTGTGGACTTTCGGCTGACTCGGTCATGGCGGAACTACTCGGCAAGGCAACGGGTATGTCCAAAGGGAAGGGCGGCTCGATGCACATGGCAAGCGTGGAGAAAAATTTCTGGGGCGGACATGCGATCGTCGGCGGTCATCTCCCCGTTGCGGCTGGACTTGCCATCGGCGACCAATACGCCAAAAACGACAACGTCACTATTTGTATGTTCGGCGACGGCGCGACCAACATCGGTTACTTTCATGAAGCGTTGAATTTAGCAAAGGCGTGGAACTTGCGCGTGCTGTGGGTGTGCGAGAATAACACCTATGGGATGGGGACTTCCGTTGAGCGCGCGTCTGCCGTGCATGAGATCCGTCAAAAGGCGGAGGGCTACGGCATGAAAAACTCCCGCGTGGATGGTATGGATGTGATGGGCGTGTACGACGCGGCGGCAAAAGCGATTGAGTATGTCCGCAAAAACTCCGACCCGTATTTTCTCGAAGTCGTCACCTATCGCTATCGCGGACATTCCATGGGCGACCCGGAACGCTATCGCACACAAGATGAAGTGAAAAAGTGGCACGAGAAAGACCCGATCGGCATCTTCCGCAAATATTTGCTCGACAAAAAAGTCGCCACAGCAAAAGCGTTGGACGAGATCGAAGCGCGCGTGGACGAGGAAGTTCAAAAGGCTGTCGAGTTTGCCGAGAACTCACTCGAACCCGCGTTGGAAGAATTATTCACGAATGTGTATGTTGAAGATGTAATCAGGTAA
- a CDS encoding alpha-ketoacid dehydrogenase subunit beta, with protein MAKITMREAISQALMEEMDRDPAVFIMGEEVGVWGGTYAVTKGFFDKYGADRVKDTPIAENAIVGGAIGAAMVGQRPVAELMTINFAFSAMDFIVNQAPKLHYMFGGQFKIPMVIRAVGGGGRQLGATHSQTPDAIFAHFPGLKVVSPGTPEDAKGLLKTAIRSDDPILFIEHATMYQVRGEVPEGEYLIPIGKSKIQRAGKDLTIVTYCKGLELSMKAAEELSKEGIEAEIVDLRTLRPLDMEPVLESFKKTNRAIVVEEGWKSYGVGSEIVSRIYEEAFDYVDAPIIRVAQKEVPLPYNRTLEQAALPQVPDIVAAAKEVLR; from the coding sequence ATGGCTAAAATAACAATGCGCGAGGCGATCTCGCAAGCTCTTATGGAAGAAATGGACCGCGACCCCGCCGTCTTCATCATGGGCGAAGAAGTGGGTGTGTGGGGCGGCACGTACGCGGTGACAAAAGGATTCTTCGATAAATATGGCGCGGACCGCGTCAAAGATACGCCGATTGCGGAAAATGCGATTGTCGGTGGCGCGATCGGCGCGGCGATGGTGGGGCAACGACCGGTCGCGGAATTGATGACGATCAACTTTGCATTCTCAGCAATGGATTTCATCGTCAACCAAGCGCCGAAACTGCATTACATGTTCGGCGGGCAATTCAAAATCCCGATGGTGATTCGCGCCGTCGGCGGCGGCGGACGTCAACTCGGCGCGACACATTCGCAAACACCCGATGCGATCTTCGCGCATTTCCCTGGGCTCAAGGTCGTGTCGCCGGGGACGCCGGAAGATGCCAAAGGATTACTGAAAACAGCCATAAGGTCGGATGACCCGATTTTGTTCATCGAACACGCGACCATGTATCAAGTCCGCGGTGAAGTGCCTGAGGGCGAGTATCTCATCCCGATCGGAAAATCCAAAATACAACGCGCGGGCAAAGACCTCACCATCGTCACGTATTGCAAAGGTCTTGAGTTATCCATGAAAGCCGCGGAGGAATTATCCAAAGAAGGAATCGAAGCCGAGATCGTTGACCTGCGCACGCTTCGTCCGCTCGATATGGAACCCGTGTTGGAATCGTTCAAGAAAACGAATCGCGCCATCGTTGTTGAAGAGGGTTGGAAGTCGTACGGCGTCGGCAGTGAGATCGTCAGCCGCATTTATGAGGAAGCGTTCGATTATGTTGATGCGCCCATCATCCGCGTCGCGCAAAAAGAAGTTCCGCTTCCATATAATCGCACGCTCGAACAAGCCGCGTTGCCACAAGTGCCAGACATCGTCGCCGCGGCAAAGGAGGTTTTGCGATAA
- a CDS encoding dihydrolipoamide acetyltransferase family protein encodes MAETINMPKLGFDMAEGVLVRWVKQVGENINKGDVLAEIETDKATVEVESPAGGVVLQLIVNQGDVVPVNAPIAVVGQAGEKVDAQAVESGKQKADVKADEKPLQPQGKSDSASSALPTPQPSVSSLQSPEIKASPLAKKIARDNNVNLSALQGTGPNGRIVRKDVESALASGQPSAVSRQIAVPPVVNYQPTTEDKTIQTTKLRQAIGRRLVESKQTIPHFYVTHDYKMDALLTMRKQANEYLPDNEKISVNDFIVKATALTLRQFPNLNATIQGNEVIQFGHVNVSVAVTVPGGLMVVVVKDTDQKSLRQISAEVKAMAGRAREGKVKPDDVDGSTFSTSNLGMYDVEDFIAIINPPEAAILAISSAREVPIVESGELKVGWRMKATISVDHRVSDGAEAAQFMQTLAGFIENPVRMLV; translated from the coding sequence ATGGCTGAAACCATCAACATGCCCAAACTTGGCTTCGACATGGCGGAGGGTGTGCTCGTCCGCTGGGTGAAGCAGGTTGGCGAAAACATCAACAAAGGCGATGTGCTCGCCGAGATCGAAACCGACAAAGCCACCGTTGAAGTTGAATCGCCTGCGGGCGGCGTTGTGTTGCAACTCATCGTCAATCAGGGCGATGTGGTTCCCGTCAACGCGCCGATCGCGGTGGTGGGACAAGCGGGCGAAAAAGTGGATGCGCAAGCAGTGGAAAGCGGAAAGCAAAAAGCAGATGTTAAGGCGGATGAAAAACCGCTTCAACCTCAAGGGAAATCTGACTCGGCTTCGTCCGCGTTACCCACGCCTCAGCCCTCGGTCTCCAGTCTCCAGTCTCCAGAGATAAAAGCCAGCCCGCTTGCAAAGAAAATTGCGCGTGATAACAACGTCAATCTTTCCGCGCTTCAAGGTACGGGCCCAAATGGACGCATTGTTCGCAAAGATGTTGAATCAGCTTTAGCAAGCGGTCAGCCTTCAGCGGTCAGCCGACAAATCGCTGTGCCGCCAGTCGTCAACTACCAGCCGACAACCGAAGACAAAACCATTCAAACCACAAAGTTACGTCAAGCCATTGGACGCCGTCTGGTTGAGTCGAAACAGACCATCCCGCACTTCTACGTGACTCACGACTACAAAATGGACGCATTGCTGACGATGCGCAAGCAAGCCAATGAATACTTGCCCGACAACGAAAAGATTTCCGTCAACGATTTCATCGTCAAAGCGACCGCGCTCACGCTTCGGCAGTTTCCGAATCTCAACGCGACCATCCAAGGCAATGAAGTAATTCAATTTGGTCATGTCAACGTCAGCGTGGCGGTAACTGTCCCTGGCGGCTTGATGGTTGTCGTTGTAAAAGACACAGATCAGAAATCGCTGCGGCAAATCTCCGCCGAAGTTAAAGCTATGGCAGGACGCGCCCGCGAAGGCAAAGTCAAACCCGATGACGTGGACGGCTCGACATTCTCAACTTCCAATTTGGGCATGTACGACGTGGAAGACTTCATTGCCATCATCAATCCGCCCGAAGCGGCGATCTTGGCAATCTCCTCCGCACGCGAAGTCCCTATAGTGGAAAGTGGCGAATTGAAAGTGGGATGGAGAATGAAAGCTACCATCTCCGTTGACCACCGCGTCAGCGATGGAGCCGAAGCGGCGCAATTTATGCAAACGCTGGCAGGCTTCATCGAAAATCCGGTGAGGATGTTGGTGTAA
- a CDS encoding bile acid:sodium symporter family protein: protein MQESVISTVVLPLAIFIIMVTLGMTLTVADFRRIFTQPKPVFIGLFCQIVLLPILGFAVAGVFGLTAVYAISLILLAVSPDGATSNLIIHAGDGDRALGITLTAITNMLAFLTIPFGLSIAYSMYGTGALDIDFPVADTMIQVAVITIIPTLIGMAIRVWKPEFAENSKRWSKAFATAFLFLVILALIAQNWDVIVRDGPRFAPAFIVLNILSLIVGYFVPKLLGIDYVQSMTIAIETGLQNSTVSITVALTLLNNNEMAIIPGLYAIWMYVTGFALAFVMARRSQSVQAAAT, encoded by the coding sequence ATGCAAGAGAGTGTCATATCAACCGTAGTCCTCCCGCTCGCGATCTTTATCATCATGGTTACGCTAGGCATGACGTTAACCGTTGCGGATTTTCGACGCATCTTCACACAACCAAAGCCGGTATTCATTGGGTTGTTCTGCCAGATAGTTTTGCTTCCTATATTGGGTTTTGCAGTAGCGGGTGTTTTTGGGCTGACCGCAGTGTATGCCATCAGCCTGATCTTGCTGGCTGTATCGCCAGATGGCGCAACATCGAATCTCATCATTCACGCGGGCGACGGAGATCGCGCGCTGGGAATCACACTCACCGCTATCACTAACATGCTGGCGTTCCTGACGATTCCCTTTGGGTTGAGTATTGCCTATTCGATGTATGGTACCGGCGCGCTCGATATTGATTTCCCTGTTGCCGATACGATGATCCAGGTCGCTGTGATCACCATCATCCCCACATTGATCGGTATGGCGATCCGTGTGTGGAAGCCCGAGTTTGCCGAGAATAGCAAACGCTGGTCGAAGGCATTTGCCACCGCGTTCTTGTTCCTCGTTATCCTTGCCCTCATCGCCCAAAACTGGGATGTGATCGTGCGCGATGGTCCGCGTTTTGCGCCGGCGTTTATCGTGTTGAACATCCTGTCCTTGATCGTCGGCTATTTTGTTCCCAAACTCTTGGGTATTGACTACGTTCAATCCATGACAATCGCCATCGAAACAGGTTTGCAAAATTCAACGGTCTCGATCACCGTTGCCCTTACCTTGCTCAACAATAACGAGATGGCGATCATCCCCGGCTTATACGCCATCTGGATGTATGTCACCGGGTTTGCTCTCGCCTTTGTGATGGCGCGCCGTTCCCAGAGCGTCCAAGCGGCAGCCACATGA
- a CDS encoding cellulase family glycosylhydrolase, producing the protein MKSHNLIVGALILLATLACLSGPPAPVALPPSNPSQTKPPANTPTPRPANHHIGIRVIGGVGEFYLRTTGQKFVPRGMNYIRLASQTKIDGSQTFGHSLFDPGKYDAAKVSADFQKMHADGYNAARVFLSPDTMGTTTGGFSSAYMDNIVDLLRHAKQNQIYVMFTLDWIPGGKYGEILSADCCSTFALMNANFLPPAGLKANQAFFHDFAAELIASGAPTEYIFSYQLRNEMFYDGDQPPLSFNSGLVTTANGITYDMSNQSDKQKMLEENNVYWIDAVRASILEADPTALVSVGFFHPQSPNPSRIGDPRIAVTEPAIWRSKADFIDLHAYPGFELNLKQYLENFGLNDMQEKPVVMGEFGGEISRFPNITNAALTFRDWQVESCQYGFDGWIFWTWDLNEQPDFFNALMQDGAINGALAPVARPDPCVP; encoded by the coding sequence ATGAAGTCGCACAATTTGATCGTTGGCGCACTGATACTTCTTGCAACCCTCGCGTGTCTGTCCGGCCCGCCTGCGCCGGTCGCGTTACCTCCAAGTAATCCCAGTCAAACAAAACCGCCTGCGAACACGCCAACCCCTCGCCCCGCCAATCATCACATTGGGATACGCGTTATCGGCGGAGTTGGGGAATTCTATCTACGAACAACGGGACAAAAATTCGTTCCGCGCGGCATGAATTACATACGGCTCGCTTCGCAAACGAAAATAGACGGTTCGCAAACATTCGGTCACTCCCTGTTCGACCCGGGAAAATATGACGCCGCGAAAGTCTCCGCCGATTTTCAAAAAATGCACGCCGATGGTTATAACGCGGCGCGCGTCTTTCTTAGCCCTGATACGATGGGTACAACCACAGGCGGTTTTTCATCCGCATACATGGATAACATCGTTGACCTATTGCGCCATGCCAAACAGAACCAAATCTACGTGATGTTCACCCTCGATTGGATTCCCGGCGGGAAGTATGGAGAGATTCTCAGCGCGGATTGCTGTTCCACTTTCGCATTGATGAACGCCAACTTCCTGCCTCCTGCCGGACTGAAAGCAAATCAGGCATTCTTCCACGACTTTGCGGCGGAACTGATCGCCTCCGGCGCGCCGACGGAGTATATCTTTTCGTATCAGTTGAGAAACGAGATGTTCTACGATGGCGACCAGCCGCCTCTTTCCTTTAATTCCGGGCTGGTCACAACTGCCAATGGAATAACGTACGATATGTCCAATCAGTCTGACAAGCAAAAAATGCTCGAGGAGAACAACGTGTATTGGATTGATGCGGTGCGCGCTTCCATTTTGGAGGCGGACCCCACCGCGCTGGTCAGCGTCGGTTTTTTTCATCCCCAAAGCCCAAACCCGTCGCGTATCGGCGACCCGCGCATTGCCGTCACCGAACCAGCCATCTGGAGATCGAAGGCGGATTTTATTGATCTGCACGCCTATCCCGGATTCGAACTGAACCTGAAACAATATCTCGAAAACTTTGGACTCAACGATATGCAAGAGAAGCCGGTGGTCATGGGAGAATTTGGCGGAGAGATTTCCCGATTCCCCAACATCACCAACGCGGCGCTCACATTCCGAGATTGGCAGGTCGAATCGTGCCAGTATGGATTCGACGGCTGGATCTTTTGGACATGGGATCTGAACGAGCAACCCGACTTCTTCAATGCGTTGATGCAGGATGGCGCGATCAACGGCGCGCTTGCGCCGGTTGCCAGACCCGATCCGTGTGTTCCATGA